In Cupriavidus necator, the genomic window CCGTCTGAAGTTACGCATGCATGACTTACGCGAGGACCGTGCCAAATAAAAACCGCGCTGGATCAATGGCTTACAAGACATACGGTCATATTTACCTTAAAATTCGCATGGTATATTTGACCCGGACCGGTATTTATCACCATGACGCCCATGTATCCCGAGTTGCTGACCGACCTGGTCACCGACCTGCCGCATGCGGTGCGCCTGCAGCGGCTGGTCAGCGGACTACGCACGCATTTCCGTTGCGGTGCGGTGGCGCTGCTGCGGCTGGAAGAAGAACACCTGCGGCCGGTGGCGGTCGACGGGCTGGTGCGCGATACGCTCGGGCGGCGCTTTGCGGTGAGCCTGCACCCGCGGCTTGCCGCCATCCTCGCGCGGCGCGACGTCACCTGCTTCCATCACGACAGCATGTTGCCCGACCCCTACGACGGGCTGATCGACGAACACGTTGGTGAGCCGCTGCCGGTGCACGACTGCATGGGCACGAGCCTGCATTTGGACGGAAGGCCATGGGGCGTGCTGACGCTCGACGCGCTCACGGTCGGCACGTTCGACGCCGCCGCGCAGGCCGAGCTGCAACGGCTGACCGTGATCGTCGAAGCCGCCATCCGCACCACCCGGCTGGAGGCCGAGATCCGCGCCCTGCAGTTGGCGCGTGGCAAACAGCCAGACGGTGAAGGGCCGGCCGACGACGGCGAGATCATCGGCCAGAGCCAGGCCATTGCCGGCCTGCTGCACGAGCTGGAGGTGGTGGCCGACACCGATCTGCCGGTGCTGCTGCTGGGTGAAACCGGCGTCGGCAAGGAGCTGTTTGCGCACCGCCTGCACCGCCACTCGCGCCGGCGCGGGCATCCGCTGGTGCACGTGAACTGCGCGGCGCTGCCCGAGTCGCTCGCCGAAAGCGAGCTGTTCGGCCACGCCCGCGGCGCGTTCTCCGGCGCGACCGGTGAGCGTCCGGGCCGCTTCGAAGCCGCCGCCGGCGGCACCCTGTTCCTCGATGAAGTCGGCGAGCTGCCACTTTCAATCCAGGCCAAGCTGCTGCGCACGCTGCAGAACGGCGAAATCCAGCGGCTGGGCTCGGACCGTCCGCGCCGCGTCAACGTGCGCGTGATCGCCGCCACCAATCGCAACCTGCGCGAGCACGTGCGCGACGGCTCGTTCCGCGCCGACCTGTTCCACCGCCTGTCGGTCTATCCGATTCCGATCCCGCCGCTGCGCGAACGCGGCAACGATGTACTGCTGCTGGCGGGCCGCTTCCTCGAACTCAACCGCGCACGGCTCGGCATGCGCAGCCTGCGCCTGTCGGCCGCCGCGCAGGACGCGCTGCGCCGTTACCGCTGGCCAGGCAACGTGCGCGAACTCGAGCACGTGATCAGCCGCGCCGCGCTGCGTTGCGTGAGCCGCGGCGCGGACCGGAATGACATCGTGACGCTGGAGGCGGAACTGCTGGACCTGGACGGGCTGGAATTACCGGCAGGGTCAGCCCACCATGCCGCCGAGGCGGCCATCGCGCACCCGGCGCTACCCACGGGCGCGACGCTGCGTGAGGCGGTGGAGCAGACGCAGCGAGCCTGCATCGAGCAGGCGCTGCGCGCGCATGATGGCAGCTGGGCGAAGGCCGCGCGGCAGTTGGGCATGGATGCCAGCAATCTGCACAAGCTGGCGAAGCGGTTGGGCAGCAAGTAGCAGGCTTGCCGTCGGGTCACATCCTGCTGTCATGCAGCGCGCCGCCGCTGAGATCTACCATCTCTGGCTTCACCTCGGCAAAGCGCATCACTTGGCCGCCGAACGACGTGGCGAACTTGCGGGCCGCGGCCTCCTGGCGGAAGCTGGCGATCGTCGGCCCCATCGAGCCCCGCCGCCTGCTGCCGAGCACGTAAGTCCCGGTGCGGGCATCGAACCAGTATCCACGC contains:
- the norR gene encoding nitric oxide reductase transcriptional regulator NorR, translating into MTPMYPELLTDLVTDLPHAVRLQRLVSGLRTHFRCGAVALLRLEEEHLRPVAVDGLVRDTLGRRFAVSLHPRLAAILARRDVTCFHHDSMLPDPYDGLIDEHVGEPLPVHDCMGTSLHLDGRPWGVLTLDALTVGTFDAAAQAELQRLTVIVEAAIRTTRLEAEIRALQLARGKQPDGEGPADDGEIIGQSQAIAGLLHELEVVADTDLPVLLLGETGVGKELFAHRLHRHSRRRGHPLVHVNCAALPESLAESELFGHARGAFSGATGERPGRFEAAAGGTLFLDEVGELPLSIQAKLLRTLQNGEIQRLGSDRPRRVNVRVIAATNRNLREHVRDGSFRADLFHRLSVYPIPIPPLRERGNDVLLLAGRFLELNRARLGMRSLRLSAAAQDALRRYRWPGNVRELEHVISRAALRCVSRGADRNDIVTLEAELLDLDGLELPAGSAHHAAEAAIAHPALPTGATLREAVEQTQRACIEQALRAHDGSWAKAARQLGMDASNLHKLAKRLGSK